The proteins below come from a single Chryseobacterium sp. MA9 genomic window:
- a CDS encoding VWA domain-containing protein, producing MRKIVITMLGLAALTSCKTQKNTEKTNETKTYSIRKDKDQDGIPNKLDKCPDIAGPVENEGCPWVESDGDGVIDKDDACPTVAGPPENNGCPWPDTDGDGILDKDDACPTVPGMPEYNGCPKAKTLVAMEVSSTRSAVFHESGRVYDHQVGNRKNVKKTIKKTDKNIDYDNEEYTALVENAFELTRNQPVSTFSIDVDNTSYSNVRRMINYGTTVDKNSVRVEEMINYFKYDYPQPANDDPFSINTEYSESPWNPKHKLLKIGLQGKNIPMDRLPASNIVFLIDVSGSMNEENKLPLLKSSLKVLLNQLRPKDRVGIVVYAGNAGMVLPPTSAGEKEKIIQALDKLQAGGSTAGGAGIELAYKLAKENFIKGGNNRIVLATDGDFNVGASSTTDIEALITEKRKTGIFLTCLGYGMGNYKDNKMEILADKGNGNYAYIDNMQEANKFLGREFAGSMYTIAKDVKIQIEFNPKYVKSYRLIGYENRKLRNEDFVNDKIDAGELGSGHTVTALYEIIPANVESEFIPKETKLKYSATSDTKKFGDEMATVKFRYKKPDGDTSREISKIVKNGDSRISSTSSDFKFASSVAWFGLVLRNSELITKKDLTDIENLAKQDKSKDEEGYRSEFIRLIESYKTIQK from the coding sequence ATGAGAAAAATTGTAATAACCATGCTAGGGCTTGCTGCATTGACAAGCTGTAAAACTCAAAAAAATACTGAAAAGACCAACGAAACAAAGACTTACAGTATCAGAAAAGATAAAGATCAGGATGGGATTCCTAATAAATTAGATAAATGTCCTGATATTGCGGGTCCGGTAGAAAATGAAGGCTGTCCGTGGGTAGAGTCGGATGGGGATGGTGTCATTGATAAAGATGATGCATGTCCTACCGTAGCAGGACCTCCTGAAAATAATGGCTGCCCATGGCCGGACACAGATGGAGATGGTATTTTGGATAAAGATGATGCCTGCCCTACGGTTCCGGGAATGCCGGAATATAATGGCTGTCCAAAGGCGAAGACACTTGTAGCAATGGAGGTATCAAGCACAAGATCAGCTGTATTCCATGAATCAGGAAGGGTTTATGACCATCAGGTTGGAAACAGAAAAAATGTTAAAAAAACTATAAAAAAAACTGATAAGAATATTGATTATGATAATGAAGAATATACAGCGTTAGTTGAAAATGCATTTGAATTAACCCGTAATCAACCTGTTTCTACATTCTCTATTGATGTAGACAATACTTCCTATTCCAATGTCAGAAGAATGATTAATTATGGAACTACAGTTGATAAAAATTCAGTGAGGGTAGAGGAGATGATTAATTATTTTAAATATGATTATCCCCAACCTGCAAATGATGATCCTTTTTCAATTAATACTGAATACAGTGAATCTCCATGGAATCCCAAACATAAACTGCTTAAAATAGGACTTCAGGGGAAAAACATTCCGATGGATCGTCTGCCTGCATCCAATATTGTTTTTCTTATTGATGTTTCAGGTTCAATGAATGAAGAAAATAAACTGCCATTGCTGAAGTCTTCTCTTAAAGTTTTGCTGAACCAACTCAGACCTAAAGATAGGGTTGGGATTGTAGTATATGCGGGTAATGCAGGAATGGTACTGCCCCCAACATCAGCAGGTGAAAAAGAAAAAATAATTCAGGCATTAGATAAGCTCCAGGCAGGAGGAAGTACAGCAGGAGGGGCAGGAATTGAATTGGCCTATAAACTAGCAAAGGAAAACTTTATAAAAGGTGGAAATAACAGAATAGTTTTGGCAACAGACGGTGATTTTAATGTGGGTGCCTCTTCAACAACAGATATTGAAGCGTTGATCACAGAAAAAAGAAAAACCGGAATTTTCCTTACCTGTCTTGGCTATGGAATGGGCAATTATAAAGATAACAAAATGGAAATCCTTGCAGATAAAGGAAATGGAAATTATGCCTATATTGATAATATGCAGGAAGCTAATAAATTTCTGGGTAGAGAATTTGCTGGAAGTATGTACACCATCGCTAAAGACGTAAAGATCCAGATTGAATTTAATCCTAAATATGTAAAATCATACCGCCTGATTGGTTATGAAAACAGAAAATTGAGAAATGAAGACTTTGTAAACGATAAGATTGATGCAGGAGAATTAGGAAGCGGACATACAGTAACTGCTTTATATGAGATAATTCCGGCAAATGTAGAATCAGAATTTATCCCAAAAGAGACAAAATTAAAATATTCTGCAACTTCAGATACAAAGAAGTTTGGTGATGAAATGGCAACTGTGAAATTCCGATATAAAAAACCTGATGGAGATACCAGCCGTGAGATAAGTAAGATTGTTAAAAACGGTGACAGCAGGATATCTTCAACAAGCTCAGATTTTAAATTTGCCTCTTCAGTAGCATGGTTCGGTTTGGTACTAAGAAATTCCGAACTGATTACAAAAAAAGACCTTACCGATATTGAGAATCTGGCCAAACAAGACAAAAGTAAGGATGAAGAAGGCTATCGTTCAGAATTTATAAGGCTGATAGAGAGCTATAAAACAATTCAAAAGTAA
- a CDS encoding T9SS type A sorting domain-containing protein: protein MENNHIDQQFNEASKLSEEPTVFPGFEKVWGKIEEKLDKKEEKKRAIPIWLPYGIAASLVIGLGAFYFMNKKEVAEPLKPVIAENTTLRGPINKTDIAKIDSTIKNNIRKEELPVPLPLAHQSPPLVVITPYQPHPTCSLPPVEAPDRIVSSLPKIYNDTLKTQSIDEVVVTALGIKKSYKSVAASSTVMIASADKAPLHSPVAVSSLEGRVAGLEITTGIKKRDEILIRGAKSIDGRSTNPLYIVDGVVIGRESEILNTLDPKKIKELKVLKGLEATALYGSKANNGVVVITTKGLSKAEIEKLKKVSSESVEKILKEPEEPKKVLPKAGQLTAGEVNDFSKWDYWKDIAVPILDQYKNTWKFFPDKRVSVQLVNRDRRPVIGEKVKLLDDKKNIIWEAVSDNLGNTELWISPMTDENSDSEKYYLSDGSGQIISNNIRTFKNGQNLIILDKPCLQKRVLDLAFVVDATGSMGDEISYLQSELLDVLKKIEGNLKNTTVRYGSVFYRDQEDEYVTRKFDFSDKAEDLVGFIKKQKAGGGGDTPEAVVEALKVSVDELKWSNENSTKIMFLILDAPPHHSEQNVKELYGKIKTAARKGITIIPLAASDTDKQTEYLMRTFALLTNGTYTFLTDDSGIGNSHIKPTIDSYEVEKLNDLLLRLILQRAVLPECSTGISNDHINKKMEKEIDSQIDSKTVIFPNPTKGLMQIKTKKSIEELFVYDLAGKIIMRKEKLPEGKNTIDLTPYPQGIYLVRIHTNDLWETFKIIKN from the coding sequence ATGGAAAATAATCATATAGACCAACAATTCAATGAAGCTTCCAAGCTTTCAGAAGAGCCAACTGTTTTTCCTGGTTTTGAGAAAGTGTGGGGTAAGATTGAAGAGAAATTAGATAAAAAAGAAGAAAAAAAGAGAGCCATTCCAATTTGGCTGCCATATGGTATTGCTGCAAGTCTGGTGATTGGTTTGGGAGCTTTTTACTTTATGAATAAAAAAGAGGTTGCAGAACCTTTAAAGCCAGTAATAGCAGAGAATACAACTTTAAGAGGTCCAATTAATAAAACAGATATTGCAAAAATAGACAGTACAATAAAGAATAATATCAGAAAAGAAGAATTGCCTGTACCTCTTCCTTTAGCACATCAATCTCCGCCACTTGTAGTTATAACCCCATATCAACCTCATCCTACTTGTAGTTTACCACCAGTAGAAGCTCCTGATAGAATAGTTTCCTCTTTACCGAAAATATATAATGATACTTTAAAAACACAAAGTATTGATGAAGTTGTAGTTACTGCATTAGGGATTAAAAAGAGTTATAAATCCGTTGCTGCATCTTCAACAGTTATGATTGCTTCCGCAGATAAAGCTCCCCTACATTCTCCGGTTGCAGTATCTTCATTGGAAGGGAGGGTTGCAGGGCTAGAAATAACCACAGGAATTAAAAAACGTGATGAAATATTAATCAGAGGAGCAAAAAGTATAGACGGCCGCTCTACGAACCCTTTATATATTGTTGATGGAGTTGTAATAGGTCGGGAGTCTGAAATTCTGAATACCCTGGATCCTAAAAAAATAAAGGAATTAAAAGTCCTGAAAGGGCTTGAAGCTACTGCCCTGTATGGAAGCAAAGCTAATAACGGAGTTGTTGTAATCACGACAAAAGGGCTATCTAAAGCAGAAATAGAAAAACTCAAAAAGGTTTCCTCAGAAAGTGTGGAGAAAATATTAAAAGAACCTGAAGAACCCAAAAAAGTACTTCCAAAAGCAGGGCAGCTGACAGCTGGAGAAGTAAATGATTTTTCTAAGTGGGATTATTGGAAAGATATTGCAGTTCCTATTTTAGATCAATATAAAAATACATGGAAATTTTTCCCTGATAAAAGAGTTTCAGTTCAGCTGGTCAATAGAGACAGAAGGCCGGTAATAGGTGAAAAAGTAAAACTATTGGATGATAAGAAAAACATTATTTGGGAGGCTGTATCAGATAATTTGGGCAACACAGAACTATGGATTTCACCAATGACAGATGAAAACTCAGATTCAGAGAAATATTATTTATCTGATGGTTCAGGGCAGATAATCAGCAACAATATCAGGACGTTTAAAAATGGACAGAATCTGATTATTCTGGATAAGCCATGTCTGCAAAAACGTGTATTGGATCTTGCTTTTGTAGTGGATGCTACAGGTTCTATGGGGGATGAGATTTCTTATCTTCAGTCTGAACTTTTAGATGTATTGAAAAAGATCGAAGGAAATCTTAAAAATACAACTGTAAGATATGGATCTGTTTTTTACAGAGACCAGGAAGATGAATATGTGACCCGGAAATTTGATTTTTCGGATAAAGCAGAGGATCTTGTTGGATTTATTAAAAAACAAAAGGCCGGTGGTGGCGGAGATACACCAGAAGCTGTTGTAGAAGCACTGAAAGTTTCTGTTGACGAGCTGAAATGGAGCAATGAAAATTCAACCAAAATAATGTTTTTAATTCTGGATGCACCACCACACCATTCAGAACAGAATGTAAAGGAACTTTATGGTAAAATAAAGACTGCAGCAAGGAAAGGGATTACAATTATTCCACTGGCCGCCAGTGATACAGATAAACAAACAGAATATCTGATGCGGACATTTGCTTTACTCACAAACGGAACATATACATTCCTTACGGATGACAGTGGGATAGGAAACAGCCATATCAAACCTACCATAGATTCTTATGAAGTTGAAAAACTGAATGATTTATTATTAAGATTAATCCTTCAAAGAGCAGTTTTACCGGAATGCAGTACAGGTATTTCAAATGATCATATCAATAAAAAAATGGAGAAAGAAATTGACAGTCAGATTGATAGTAAGACTGTAATATTCCCCAACCCAACAAAAGGTTTGATGCAGATAAAAACAAAAAAATCAATTGAAGAACTGTTTGTTTATGATCTCGCCGGAAAAATTATTATGAGAAAAGAAAAATTGCCCGAAGGTAAAAATACAATTGATTTAACTCCTTATCCTCAAGGGATTTATCTGGTGCGTATTCATACCAATGATCTGTGGGAAACGTTTAAGATCATTAAAAATTAA
- a CDS encoding RNA polymerase sigma factor: MEQELLLECQRSDRNAQRKVYEKMAGRLYAVCRRYLKNDEDIEEVLADTFYKIFTKITQLQNVDTFEAWARKIAVNECLQKLRSNKGLFISLEENFIDHSEGTTENLSLEKDILSLLNFLPEGCRAIFNLFAIEGYPHKEIATMLSISEGTSKSQLNFARKKLQELLVNQNI, encoded by the coding sequence ATGGAACAAGAATTATTATTGGAATGCCAGCGTAGCGACCGCAATGCCCAGCGGAAAGTTTACGAGAAAATGGCGGGTAGGCTTTATGCAGTCTGCAGACGCTATTTGAAAAACGACGAAGATATAGAAGAAGTATTAGCCGATACGTTCTACAAAATATTTACGAAAATTACCCAGCTTCAGAATGTTGATACTTTTGAAGCATGGGCAAGAAAAATTGCGGTGAACGAATGTTTGCAGAAATTAAGATCCAATAAAGGATTGTTTATTTCTCTAGAAGAGAACTTTATTGATCACTCTGAAGGAACTACAGAAAACCTTTCCTTGGAAAAGGATATTCTGAGTTTACTGAATTTTCTCCCTGAAGGCTGCAGAGCCATCTTTAATCTTTTTGCTATTGAAGGATATCCTCATAAAGAAATAGCAACCATGCTTTCCATTAGTGAGGGAACATCAAAATCCCAGCTCAATTTTGCAAGGAAAAAGCTGCAGGAACTTTTAGTGAATCAAAACATTTAA
- a CDS encoding aminopeptidase C: protein MKNAKIASLLFVLSAGSMMFAQDDLINKLKNNQSQNANFQFTTLKDVGATSVKNQGSSGTCWSYSGNSFLESEMQRMGKKPVDLAEIFTARNSYHDKAKLYVLNNGAISWGDGGELHDVINMYKKYGAVPQDVYTGLKAGQTTNNFKEMQGKLKPVLDSLVQASSKGKLTDNWMDSVDTILDEYLGKVPANFTYEGKNYTPKTFAKEVVGINPEDYVELSSYKDYPYFQKFVVPIPDNWSHDSDWNVPMKDLTAIIDNAVAKGYSVGWATDVSEPYFSYKNGVAYVPDMELDQITAENKQTLFTEPKKDKTITEDMRQKALNNLSTTDDHGMHIVGLAKDQTGKEYYMVKNSWGVTNDFAGYLYVTRPYVEYKSTAILVHKNAIPKSILKQLKPTKNIGL from the coding sequence ATGAAAAATGCCAAAATTGCATCATTACTTTTTGTTTTGTCTGCAGGAAGTATGATGTTTGCCCAAGATGACTTAATCAACAAGTTAAAAAACAACCAATCACAAAATGCTAATTTTCAGTTCACAACGTTAAAAGACGTTGGTGCAACTTCTGTAAAGAATCAGGGTTCATCAGGAACTTGCTGGAGCTACTCAGGAAATTCTTTCCTTGAATCTGAAATGCAGAGAATGGGCAAAAAACCTGTAGATCTTGCTGAAATTTTTACAGCGAGAAACTCTTATCATGATAAAGCGAAATTATATGTATTAAATAATGGTGCTATCAGCTGGGGTGACGGAGGAGAACTTCATGACGTAATCAATATGTACAAGAAGTATGGAGCAGTTCCTCAGGATGTGTATACAGGATTAAAAGCAGGACAAACTACGAATAACTTCAAGGAAATGCAGGGGAAACTGAAGCCGGTTCTTGACAGCCTTGTTCAGGCTTCTTCAAAAGGAAAGCTTACGGATAACTGGATGGATTCTGTAGATACTATTCTTGATGAATATTTAGGAAAAGTACCTGCTAACTTCACATATGAAGGGAAAAACTACACTCCGAAAACATTTGCTAAAGAAGTAGTAGGAATTAATCCTGAAGATTATGTAGAATTATCTTCTTACAAAGATTATCCTTATTTTCAGAAATTTGTAGTTCCTATTCCTGATAACTGGAGCCATGATTCTGACTGGAATGTTCCGATGAAAGATCTTACAGCGATCATCGACAATGCAGTAGCCAAAGGATATTCTGTAGGTTGGGCAACTGATGTTTCTGAGCCTTATTTCTCTTATAAAAATGGTGTAGCTTATGTGCCGGACATGGAGCTTGATCAGATCACTGCAGAGAACAAGCAGACTTTGTTTACTGAGCCTAAAAAAGATAAAACAATCACTGAAGACATGCGTCAGAAAGCGCTTAACAATCTTTCTACAACGGATGACCACGGTATGCATATCGTAGGTTTGGCAAAAGACCAGACTGGTAAAGAGTATTATATGGTGAAAAATTCATGGGGAGTAACCAATGATTTTGCCGGATATCTTTATGTAACAAGACCTTATGTTGAATACAAATCAACAGCCATCCTTGTTCACAAAAATGCAATTCCGAAAAGCATCTTAAAACAATTGAAACCGACTAAGAATATTGGTTTATAG
- a CDS encoding NADH:flavin oxidoreductase, which yields MSTSSLFKPFQYKNLQLKNRIVMAPMTRAQSDNGVPTQNIADYYGRRAASEVGLILSEGTVINRPGSKNMQNIPDFYGTEALNGWKNVIDTVHHNGGKMGPQIWHVGDTRMSEDYPLVPMEKASTMTIEDIQDTIAQFAASAKSAKDLGFDCIEIHGAHGYLIDQFFWEVTNTRTDEYGGKTLKERSRFAVEVVKAIRAAVGEDFTIIIRLSQWKQQDYKTRLAFTPNEMEEWLLPLKEAGVDIFHCSQRRFWEPEFEGSDLNFAGWAKKITGQPTITVGSVGLNGDFLNAFAGQGTEKTDLTELIRRLDNEEFDLVAVGRAILQDHQWVQKIKDGNIEALLDFSAESMGVLF from the coding sequence ATGAGCACATCATCATTATTTAAACCGTTTCAATACAAAAATTTACAGCTTAAAAATAGAATCGTAATGGCTCCTATGACCAGAGCACAGTCTGATAATGGAGTTCCAACTCAGAATATCGCAGACTATTATGGAAGAAGAGCTGCTTCAGAAGTAGGATTAATTCTTTCTGAGGGAACTGTGATCAACAGACCTGGATCAAAAAATATGCAGAATATTCCTGATTTCTATGGTACAGAAGCTTTAAACGGCTGGAAAAATGTCATTGATACTGTACATCATAACGGAGGTAAAATGGGGCCTCAGATCTGGCACGTAGGAGATACAAGGATGTCTGAGGACTATCCTTTAGTTCCAATGGAAAAGGCTTCAACGATGACCATTGAAGATATTCAGGATACCATTGCACAGTTTGCGGCATCTGCAAAATCTGCGAAAGACCTTGGTTTCGACTGTATCGAAATTCATGGAGCTCACGGATACCTTATTGACCAGTTTTTCTGGGAAGTAACGAATACAAGAACTGACGAATACGGTGGTAAAACCCTAAAAGAAAGAAGCAGGTTTGCTGTAGAAGTAGTAAAAGCAATCAGAGCAGCAGTAGGAGAGGACTTTACCATTATCATCCGTCTTTCACAATGGAAACAGCAGGATTATAAAACCAGACTGGCATTCACTCCCAATGAAATGGAAGAATGGTTATTGCCATTAAAAGAAGCCGGCGTAGATATTTTCCACTGTTCACAACGTCGTTTCTGGGAGCCGGAATTTGAAGGTTCTGATTTAAATTTTGCAGGATGGGCTAAAAAAATTACCGGACAGCCAACCATTACCGTAGGTTCTGTAGGCTTAAACGGAGATTTTCTAAATGCTTTTGCAGGACAGGGAACAGAAAAAACAGATCTTACAGAACTGATTAGAAGACTTGACAATGAAGAATTTGATCTTGTTGCTGTAGGAAGAGCTATTTTACAGGATCATCAGTGGGTTCAGAAGATCAAAGACGGAAATATAGAAGCTCTTTTAGATTTTTCAGCAGAAAGTATGGGCGTTTTATTTTAA
- a CDS encoding helix-turn-helix domain-containing protein: MKKNELMQYSCPLGKAMAALGSKWKPIIVLVIKDRKLRFGELAVRINVISRKVLTDQLREMEADGLVIREEFKELPPRVEYSLTEKGLALLPILYLLEEWEAKYQVKGQHEDKDCAFLNEEVKNKKAVNV, translated from the coding sequence ATGAAAAAGAATGAATTAATGCAATACAGCTGTCCTCTGGGTAAAGCAATGGCCGCTTTGGGAAGCAAATGGAAGCCTATTATTGTTCTTGTTATTAAAGACAGGAAATTACGTTTCGGGGAACTGGCAGTACGCATTAATGTCATTTCCAGAAAGGTATTGACTGATCAGCTGAGGGAAATGGAAGCTGATGGACTGGTTATCCGTGAAGAGTTTAAGGAACTTCCTCCTCGGGTAGAATATTCTCTTACAGAAAAAGGATTGGCACTGTTGCCGATTCTATATTTACTGGAGGAATGGGAAGCGAAATATCAGGTGAAAGGACAGCATGAAGATAAAGACTGTGCTTTTTTGAATGAGGAAGTAAAAAATAAAAAGGCTGTCAATGTTTGA
- a CDS encoding carboxymuconolactone decarboxylase family protein, translated as MNYKEIAKETIGNLYKAHTSIRKSGIDEKLIALAELRVSQINGCAYCCSYHAKELSDLGFEQDTINRLPGWKHTNVFDDQQKLVLEWAEAVVYGKDDWKNIKAKLIKHFTKREIVELTASITLMNTLNKLRITLAEGD; from the coding sequence ATGAATTACAAAGAAATTGCAAAAGAAACTATTGGAAATCTGTATAAAGCCCATACCAGCATCCGAAAATCCGGGATTGATGAAAAATTAATTGCACTGGCTGAACTTCGGGTTTCTCAAATTAACGGATGTGCTTATTGTTGCAGCTACCACGCTAAAGAACTGTCCGATTTGGGCTTTGAACAGGATACCATTAACAGGCTTCCGGGCTGGAAACACACCAATGTCTTCGATGATCAGCAAAAGCTTGTTTTAGAATGGGCTGAAGCTGTGGTTTACGGCAAAGATGATTGGAAAAATATTAAAGCAAAACTAATAAAGCATTTTACCAAAAGAGAAATTGTGGAGCTTACTGCAAGCATTACCTTGATGAATACGTTGAATAAATTGAGGATTACTTTAGCGGAAGGAGACTAA
- a CDS encoding thiamine pyrophosphate-dependent enzyme — translation MQTTYIETQQISFQDFKNQILGDYKLGRISREMSYLGRREVLTGKAKFGIFGDGKELPQLAMAKVFRNGDFRSGYYRDQTFALAIDALTVESFFAQMYADTSVEREPASAGRQMNGHFATRSLNEDGSWKDLTAQKNISSDISPTAGQMPRLLGLAQASTIYKSVKFEGSEKFSREGNEIAFGTIGDASTAEGHFWETLNAACALQVPMIVSIWDDGYGISVPTKNQRAKADISEMLSGFQRKEGENQGCEIIQVKAWDYPALLDAYAKAEHFARTESVPVVVHVIDVTQPQGHSTSGSHERYKNEERLAWEAEFDGLVKFKEWILNYSIEIEGKEEVIATTEELEAIDDEAKKIAKAGQKTAWENYQKAISELIQSILPLVESLKDQNAEVETYISQFNKLVSKAKKDVFHLVRKALLATRGTNSAERTQLMQKYNEVAAVEKDNYSSHLYSQSEWKSENIQEIKPVYSDNSEDVDGRVVIRNNFDKIFEKYPETLIFGEDTGNIGDVNQGLEGMQEKYGALRIADTGIREATILGQGIGMAMRGLRPIAEIQYLDYVLYCLQGMSDDLATVHYRTKGGQKAPLIIRTRGHRLEGIWHSGSPMAGILNLSKGILVLVPRNLTKAAGFYNTMLQADEPAIIVECLNGYRLKEKQPDNLGEFTVPVGKIEVTKEGKDVTLVTYGSTWRIVTEAANELEKLGISAEVIDIQSLIPFDLSHEIAESVKKTNRLVVIDEDVEGGTTGFILQQILEKQKAFRYLDSDPLTISANDHRPAYASDGDYFSKPSTDDMVEKIYAMFNETNPQKYPAIF, via the coding sequence ATGCAAACAACCTATATTGAAACACAGCAAATATCCTTCCAAGATTTTAAAAATCAGATACTTGGAGACTATAAGTTAGGAAGGATCTCTCGTGAAATGTCTTATCTCGGAAGAAGAGAAGTACTCACAGGAAAAGCTAAATTCGGAATTTTTGGGGATGGAAAAGAACTTCCTCAGCTTGCAATGGCGAAAGTTTTCAGAAATGGAGACTTCCGTTCAGGATATTACAGGGATCAGACTTTTGCATTGGCAATAGATGCCTTAACAGTAGAAAGTTTCTTTGCACAGATGTATGCAGATACAAGCGTGGAAAGAGAGCCTGCTTCAGCTGGAAGACAGATGAACGGGCATTTCGCAACAAGAAGTTTAAATGAAGACGGAAGCTGGAAAGATTTGACAGCTCAGAAAAATATCTCTTCTGATATTTCTCCTACTGCCGGCCAGATGCCAAGATTATTGGGATTGGCTCAGGCGTCTACTATTTATAAAAGTGTAAAATTTGAAGGTTCAGAAAAATTCTCAAGAGAAGGAAACGAAATAGCTTTCGGGACAATTGGAGATGCTTCTACAGCAGAAGGTCATTTCTGGGAAACGCTGAATGCGGCATGTGCACTTCAGGTTCCTATGATTGTTTCTATCTGGGATGATGGGTACGGAATTTCAGTTCCTACTAAAAATCAAAGAGCAAAAGCTGACATCAGTGAGATGTTAAGCGGTTTCCAGAGAAAAGAAGGAGAGAACCAGGGATGTGAAATCATTCAGGTAAAAGCTTGGGATTATCCTGCATTATTGGATGCATATGCTAAGGCAGAACATTTTGCAAGAACAGAAAGTGTACCGGTAGTGGTTCATGTAATTGATGTTACTCAGCCTCAGGGACACTCTACATCCGGATCTCATGAAAGATATAAAAATGAAGAACGTCTGGCTTGGGAAGCTGAGTTTGACGGATTAGTGAAATTCAAAGAGTGGATTCTGAACTATTCTATCGAAATTGAAGGAAAAGAAGAAGTAATTGCGACTACTGAAGAGTTGGAAGCAATTGATGATGAAGCAAAAAAGATCGCAAAAGCAGGACAAAAAACCGCTTGGGAAAACTATCAGAAAGCAATTTCTGAACTTATTCAGTCTATTTTACCTTTAGTTGAAAGCCTTAAAGATCAGAATGCTGAAGTTGAAACATACATTTCTCAATTCAATAAACTGGTTTCAAAAGCTAAAAAGGACGTTTTCCATTTAGTAAGAAAAGCTTTGTTGGCAACAAGAGGTACAAACTCTGCAGAAAGAACTCAGCTGATGCAGAAATATAATGAAGTTGCTGCTGTTGAAAAAGACAACTATTCTTCTCACTTATACTCTCAGTCGGAGTGGAAGTCTGAAAACATCCAGGAGATCAAGCCGGTATATTCTGATAACTCTGAAGATGTAGATGGAAGAGTAGTGATCAGAAATAACTTTGACAAAATTTTTGAAAAATATCCTGAAACCTTAATCTTTGGTGAAGATACCGGAAACATCGGGGACGTAAACCAGGGATTGGAAGGAATGCAGGAAAAATATGGTGCTTTACGTATCGCTGATACAGGAATTCGTGAAGCAACCATTCTTGGACAGGGTATTGGTATGGCCATGAGAGGTTTAAGACCAATCGCTGAAATCCAGTACTTAGACTATGTTCTATACTGTTTACAGGGAATGAGTGATGATCTGGCAACAGTACATTACAGAACTAAAGGAGGTCAGAAAGCACCATTGATCATCAGAACAAGAGGTCACAGATTAGAAGGAATCTGGCATTCAGGTTCTCCAATGGCGGGTATTCTTAACCTTTCAAAAGGTATTTTAGTATTGGTGCCTAGAAACCTTACGAAAGCAGCAGGATTCTACAATACAATGCTTCAGGCTGACGAACCTGCGATCATTGTAGAATGTCTGAACGGATACAGATTAAAAGAAAAACAACCGGATAATTTGGGTGAATTCACTGTTCCTGTAGGGAAAATTGAGGTAACTAAAGAAGGAAAAGACGTTACTTTGGTTACTTACGGTTCTACATGGAGAATTGTAACGGAAGCAGCCAATGAATTGGAAAAATTGGGAATTTCTGCAGAAGTAATTGACATTCAGTCATTGATTCCTTTCGATTTATCTCATGAAATTGCTGAAAGTGTTAAGAAAACAAACAGATTAGTAGTGATTGATGAAGACGTGGAAGGTGGAACTACAGGATTTATTTTACAGCAGATTCTTGAAAAACAGAAAGCATTCAGATATCTGGATTCAGATCCGTTGACAATTTCTGCAAATGATCACAGACCTGCCTATGCAAGTGATGGCGACTACTTCAGTAAGCCTTCTACAGACGATATGGTAGAAAAAATCTACGCAATGTTTAATGAAACAAATCCCCAGAAATATCCAGCGATATTCTAA